Proteins encoded by one window of Salvia splendens isolate huo1 chromosome 7, SspV2, whole genome shotgun sequence:
- the LOC121740959 gene encoding uncharacterized protein LOC121740959 isoform X2, whose translation MAARLPLGSSPMAAPFMGSRVGCLTTSKLVMMCSKNHTHTRSSTKNKIFEDRSAGIVCYRDENGEITCEGYDEGPRFHQNISSFNHNRRDVEIIELLQRCWLQVAKESHQDNGGET comes from the exons ATGGCTGCAAGATTGCCTCTTGGTTCATCTCCAATGGCTGCTCCATTCATGGGATCAAGGGTGGGCTGTCTAACAACTAGTAAACTGGTGATGATGTGTTCCAAGAATCATACTCACACTAGATCATCTACCAAGAACAAG ATTTTTGAAGATCGATCAGCTGGTATTGTTTGCTAcagagatgagaatggagagaTAACATGTGAAGGCTACGATGAGGGCCCTCGTTTTCATCAAAATATTTCAAGCTTCAATCATAATCGAAG AGATGTTGAGATAATTGAACTCCTTCAAAGATGTTGGCTACAAGTGGCTAAAGAGAGTCATCAAGACAATGGAGGGGAGACTTAA
- the LOC121740959 gene encoding uncharacterized protein LOC121740959 isoform X1, whose product MAARLPLGSSPMAAPFMGSRVGCLTTSKLVMMCSKNHTHTRSSTKNKQIFEDRSAGIVCYRDENGEITCEGYDEGPRFHQNISSFNHNRRDVEIIELLQRCWLQVAKESHQDNGGET is encoded by the exons ATGGCTGCAAGATTGCCTCTTGGTTCATCTCCAATGGCTGCTCCATTCATGGGATCAAGGGTGGGCTGTCTAACAACTAGTAAACTGGTGATGATGTGTTCCAAGAATCATACTCACACTAGATCATCTACCAAGAACAAG CAGATTTTTGAAGATCGATCAGCTGGTATTGTTTGCTAcagagatgagaatggagagaTAACATGTGAAGGCTACGATGAGGGCCCTCGTTTTCATCAAAATATTTCAAGCTTCAATCATAATCGAAG AGATGTTGAGATAATTGAACTCCTTCAAAGATGTTGGCTACAAGTGGCTAAAGAGAGTCATCAAGACAATGGAGGGGAGACTTAA